From the Haladaptatus sp. DJG-WS-42 genome, the window TACTCTGGAACCTGCATCCGGAGAGTCTCACTGAACTTGCTCAGCGCGTCAGCCTGCATGAGTTCGTCATCCGCGAACTCATCGAGGCCGTCACGGTAGAACGCGTTCTCTAAGTGCTCGAGTGTGAGCGCGTAGTTCAGGATGGCGACGTCTGGGTTGGTGTCCACCGACCCGTCTTCGGTCGTTGTCATGGTGCCTTCGGTCGTCGTCATGCCGCCGTCTTCCGTGGTCGTTGTGGTCATACCGCCGCCGGATTCGCCACCGCTCATACAGCCAGCGAGGGCGACGCCACCGATGCTGGCGATAGTTCCGAGGATGGTGCGGCGCGAGCGGAGGGCGCGACGGTCAGTCGGGGATGGTTCGGAGTCTCTCATAGTGCGGTATCTGGACGGAGCGCGAATCGACACAAGAGGATTTGCCGAACTGCGACAGCACTGATGCCAGAGTCTCACCCAAATTCGTTCGAAATTGGCCGCAATCGATGGAGACTGCTGTCGCTCACTGTCGAGAGAACGAGAGAAAAAATGCAGAGAGATTAGTAGACGGCGTCGAGAATCGCGCTGTCGAGGTCGTCGAACTGCGTCAAGTGGGCGAGGCGCTCGCCGCGCAGGTCAACGTTTTTCTGCTCGAAGTCTTCGACGTGGTCTGGGACGTAGAACTCGGTAATGTCGATGCCCGGAACGTTCGTCGGGATGGTGAGGCCGGTCTGCTCGTCACGTTCCCAATCGACGGTACCGCGAGCGATTTCACGAAGGATGGTGACGGACTCGGTCACGCCAATGTCCTGTGCGTTCGCGCCGATGTGGCCCGTGTTGAGGACGTAGCACTCGACGCCGAGGTCGGAGACGAGTTCGCGGAAGCGATTGCCTTCCTCGCCTTTCGAGCCGATGATGAACGGGTTGGTGCCGACGACGCGAATGGACTCGCCCGCTTTCGATGGGTCGCCTGCGCTGGTCTCGATGGACTCGCCAAGCATGAACGCGACGGCGGCCTCTTCGGGCGTGAGTTTGGCGACTGGCGGCATCACGGGATTGCGCGTGATGAAGAACACCTGGTCTACGTCAGGCAGGTCGATGTCTGCGTCGGCGGAGGCGAGTTGGTCGCGGACGATGATGGCCCGGCCGTTGCTCGTGTGGAGGTCAGAGTCGAAGTCAACCGTACCGTCTGTGTCGACATCGACGTTTTCGAGGATGGCCGATTCGTGGGTGACGGCGTCGTACATCGCTGGCTGTTCGTCCGCGTCTAACCCGATGGTTTTGACGAACAGGCCGTTGCCTTCACTGCCCGCGACGGTGCCGTCGGGGAGGAGCGCACACACGTCGTCTTGGAGCATCGAGGCTTCCTCGTCGTCGTCGAGCCAGAGGCCGTGGGCGGTGAGCGTGGACTTCCCCGTCGCAGAGAGGCCGAGGAACAACTGGCCAACGTCGTTCAGGGCGCCGTCGTCTCCTTTGAGGGTGACGCGCTTGCTGCCCGCGTGGAGGCCGAGGCCACCTGCCTGCTTTGCGTAGTACATGTGCAGGCGCAGGAACGACTTTTTCGCCTCGCCGGTGTAGTCGCTGCCGAGAACTGCGGTGAAGCCTTCGTCAGGGAGAATACGAACGGCGATTTCGTCCCACGCTGGAAGCTGGATGGTGACGAAGTCGGGTTCTGCTTCTTCGGTGACTGGTTCGAACAGTTTCGCCCACGCGAGTGCGATGCGGGCGAATTCTTTCTGGACGTACAGACGGCAGCGGTAGGAGTGGTCCGTGTGTCGGCCCATCATACGGTCGACACAGATCATTTCCTCCGTTTCTGCGTACTCGGCGGCCGCTTCGAGGTAGGCGTAATCTTCGTCTTCGAAGTCCGTGTCAACGGCGTTTTTGGTCTTGTCTGCGTTCCGCGAGCGTTCCTCGCTCACGTAGGACGGCGACCCAAACTCGGTCGTGATTTCGTCTCCGCGCGCAAGCTCGCGAAGTTCGTCGAGCGATGGGTTATAGAGGACGTTGTCTGCCTCTTTTGGATTCGGAAGTGCTGTTTTGAGCGACTGGGCTGATGTAGCCAGGTCCGTCATTATTCAATCAACAGGAGTTGAACGCTATAACTATACAAGGTTCACGGCCGATATCGTTAGCAAGAGAGTGTGTAACACCCGAATACGGACGTCTACTGAGATTGGAAGTTGCGGACTGAATCGACCCGCTTCGCGGGAAATCGAACACGATTGTTCGAGAATTACTGAACGTTTGTGAGCGAAAGTCGTGCATTATTAGAGAAATTCGATAGAATCAGTCGTGTGTGTCATCGCCACCCGCCCGCGTGAAAACCGACTTCCCGTAGCGTTTTATTGCACCTCGCCTTGTGTCCACACATGTCACGCAGTGACTCTCGTGTGGTCGTCGTCGGGGCTGGCGTCTCTGGGCTGGCGATCGCCCGCGAGTTGGCTCCCGACCACGACGTGTTGGTGTTCGACAAAGGCGGCGTCGCGGCCGATACCTCCTCGCGCGCGTCGGGGATGATTTCGCTCTCGCTCGAACCGTTCCCCGACGAGTGGGCGACGTTCGCGCTCTCGCAGTTTCACGACCTCGACGGCCAGGGAATCTTCACGTTTACCGACCGCGACACCGTCCGCCTCGTCCCCGAGGAAGACGCAGAAAAGTACACCGACCAAGCGCCCGCGGGCGGGGAGTACCTCCCGAAAGACGAACTTCGCGAGCGCTATCCTGACGCCTTTTCCGACCTCGCTGCCTACGGCGGGGCGCTCCATTACAACGGCACGGGCTACTTAGATGCCCTCGATTACACCATGACGCTCAAGTGGGCCGCAGAACAAGCGGGCGCGGCCGTCTTCCGCGACCACGAAGTCACCGGCCTGCGCGTCGAAGACGATTCTGTGGTTGGCGTCGAGACCGAGTACGGTCCTGTGGACGCAGACCACGTCGTCTACGCGACGGGCTGGAAAACCCGTGACCTGCTTTCTGCGTACGTCGAACTCCCGGTCAGGCCGCTTCGCTGGAACGCCGTCGTGGTCGAACCCGACACGCCACTTCCAGAAGCCGCGCCGATGGGTTCGGAGCCAACGATGCGCGTCTACTGGCGCACCACCGACCGCGGCGACGTGCTCATCGGCGGGAACGAACACCTCCTCTCAGACCCCGAAGGGACGGAGATGGGCGTCGAAGAAGAGTTTAGAGAACTGGTGATGGAGCGCGTTGGACCCCTGCTCGCCGGTGTCTCGGCGGGAACCATCCGCCGGGAAGACTGCTGTCCGACTGCCGATTGCGCTTCGCCCGACGGCCTGCCGATTATCGACGCGCCCGACGACGTGCCAGACGGCCTCGTGTTCGTGACGGGACTTCACGGCCGCGGGGTCATGCTCTCGCCCGTGACTGGCCGGGCAGTTCGGTGTCTCGTGACCGGCGAAGACGCCCCGTTCCCGATGGAACCGTTCGAACTGGCGCGGTTCGAAGACCGGTCGCCTGACTTCGAGTATCGGAGCCACTGGGACTAATCTCCCGCCAGCCACGAAGTGAGCGACAGAACGACGGGGTAGTTTTTCAGAGCGGGTTCAGCCCAAAATCGAGGGGCAGGGGCGACACTGTGAGGGCTACGAACTCATCGACGCACACAGCAATGGGTGACCAGCAGGTGAGCTACGGCTCAGTCTCGTCAACGTTCCCGATGACGAGCGTGTCTTCGACGAGTGACTTTAAGCCACGGCGCAGTCGCTCTGAGAGGGCTTGGTGAGAGACCCCGAAGTCGGCTGCGAGGTCTTCGAGCGAGACTTCTCGGGGGATTTCGAAATACCCCTGGTCGACCGCACGGATGAGCGTATCGTACTGACTCTGTGTGAGGCCATATCGTCCGACGGGTTCGTCGTCGAGTTCGCGAATCGAATGAATCTCAAACGAGAGGTCTGCTTGTTCCGAGAAATCGAGGTTCTCAGAGAACTTCTCTCGATTCGGGTACATCACCCGCAGATTCCACCGATCACCGCGACCATAGGCGTTCAACACCGTCGCCTCTGCGTCCGTGAGCATATTGAGGAGTAAGATGATTTGCTCTACCCACTCCATGCGATAGAGAAACTCATCGCCCAAGTCGGCGAGCTGTGAGATGGATTCGATGCTGTCGTCTGCTTCGAGAAGCGACTCTAGCTTGTCTTTTTCCATCCCGCGGAACCACACGAGCGGCATGACGGTTTCGTGCCCGCTCTGGACGATTCGCTCAACGTCAATCTCGACATCTAAATCAGAACGCAGTACGTGCGAAAGGGCGAGCTCAGTTGCGGGAATCGAACCCCGCACAATCACGACCATAGGTGTCCGTTTCCCGCAAGTGAGTTAGGTGTATTTGCCACACGCATCCACACTCACAGCGGTGTCGATGAAGATGTGTCTAGTGGCTGTATCCTTAATGCCACTCTGCGCGTAGGACACAGGAATGGTCGCCCTTCGAACCCGACTGCCGCCACCCCCTGCAAAGCCCGAACTCGCGGTGTTCGCCTCCGGAATGACCAGCATGGGATTAGAAATTCTTGCTGGCCGAATGATTGCCCCCCAGTTCGGGAGTAGCATCTTCACATGGGGGAGCATCATCGGTGTGTTCCTCACGGCGCTCAGTTTGGGCTATCTACGCGGTGGTGCCTCTGCGGCGAGCCGCGCTTCAAACCGGCGGCTGGTACGGCTGTTGCTCGGCACCGCGCTCTACGTCGCGGTAGTGATTTTCGCGGGCGATACGCTGTTGCGCGCCTCGACTGCGTTTCCGCTCCCGAGCCGGTTCGCGTCACTTCCGGCCATTCTCCTCCTGTTTGCACCGCCGACCTACCTGCTCGGGTTCATCAGTCCGTATGCGGCCGAACTGTCCGACAAACAGAGCACTGGGGCCGCCTCGGGGCGGGTGTACGCGATTGGGACGGTGGGCAGCATCATCGGCGCGTTCGGGACGACGTTCATCCTCATCCCGTCGCTTTCCATCGACCAAATCGGCCTCGTGCTCGGGCTGATCGCCGTTCTCGCCGCCATCCTCATCGCCCGGCCCATGACGACCGACCAAGCGTTCGGGAGCACGGCGGTCGCGCTCGTGCTCGTCGCCGCGGCCGGAAGCGGCCTTGCGGGACTCAGCATCGAGGGACGCATCGTCTACGAGACACAGACGCCGTATCAAGAGTTACAGGTCATCGACTTAGGCGACACGCGCACGCTGTATCTCGACGGCCAGCGACACAGCGCGATGGACCTCTCTGACCCGAGACGCCACGTCTTTGGCTACACGCGCTATTTTCACCTTCCCTTGCTGATGAACGACGACGTTGACAACGTCCTGTTCATCGGCGGCGGCGGCTTCACCGGACCAAAGCGGTTCGTTGCTGACTACAACGTGACCGTCGATGTCGTCGAAATCGACCCGGAGGTCATTGCCGTCGCAAAAGAGTACTTCGCGGTCGAAGAATCTGAGCGGCTTCGCATCCACAACATGGACGGCCGCCAGTATCTGCGTGAGACCAACGAGACGTACGACCTCATCATCTTAGATGCCTACCAGAAGGATAAGGTGCCGTTCCAGTTGACCACCGAAGAGTTCATGCGGCTCGCAGAAAGCCGCCTGAGCGACGACGGCATCCTGTTTGCGAACATCATCTCAGCGCCGAGTGGGTCGGCCTCCCAGTTCTACCGCGCCGAGTACAAAACCATGAGTGCGGTGTTCCCGCAGGTGTACAGCTTCCCGACGGTCGATGCCACCGTCATCCAGAACATAGAGGTCATCGCCACGAAAAACGCGACCGTGCTCACCCGCGAGGAGTTGCTTTTGCGGAACAGCGAACGCGACATCGGCATCAATCTCAGAAACGAGATTCAAACCTACCGCGCGAGCGAGAACACGGCTGGCGTGCCGTTGCTCAGAGACGACCAAGCGCCGATTGACAGTCTGCTCGACCCGCAGGTTGGCCAACGCTACGTAATCCAAGAGGGCAATCGCACGAATACGACCGCAACCGCAACAGGCTAGGCGAAAGTCGGCCGGTTAGAGCCCGCCGACCGAGATGATGAACAGCGCGACGGAGATGGCGGCGAACAGCACACCAACGCCCTTTTTGATGATGCTCGTATCGAGCCGCGAGGCGACGTAGGGTGCAATCTGGCCGCCGGTCACGGTTGCGGGAACCGTCCAGACGACCATGTTCCACGGCGTCGAAGCGAGGTCCATCGCGTGGCCGCCAATGATGCCGCCACCGAAGACGTGGACGAGCGAGGCGAGCACGGCCGTCAACGCGACGACGATGTGGTTCGTCCCGATGGCGACTTTCACAGGAATCTCAGAGCGGAGCATCGAGATGATACCGAGTTCGCCAATCCCGAAGCCAGCGAGACCCTGGAACACGCCGCCGATGCTGTAGTTGCCAAAGCGTTCGAGGTAGCCAGAGCGCTTGTAGCGGAAGGTGTTACCGTCGCGGTCGACGCGCGTGACGGTACCGTCGTCTGCGATCGTGACGCCCGCCGGACCGAGTTTGTCGTCGTCGTCGGGGAGGCGCGTGCCGCCGTCTGCACTGACCTCGGCATCCGTACCCCCGTGAGCGCTGTCGGGTTCTTCGTGGCTCAAGTCTGCTTTGAACAGCAGGTAGGCCGCCACGACGAGTGCGAGGCCGAGCAGGAACTGGAAGATTGGCTCTGGAATCACGAACGACAGGAGCGCGCCGCCGATGACGAACGGCACGGAGCCGCCAACGAGCGTGAGCGCGAGTCTGCGGTCGACGAGTCCGTACTGGATGAACGCGAGCGCGGAACTCGACAGGCCAAAGGACTCGCTGATGAGGCCAATCTTCACGATGGTTTCCGGTTCCAACGGGAACGCGAACACCGGGAAGATGAAGATGAGAAACGGCACGAACAGCGCAGAGCCGCTGATTCCGACCGTGTTCACAATCGTGGCCCCGAGGATGAAAAACGGGAACAGCCACCAGTATTCGAGCCAGTAGCTCGTTCCCGCATCTGTGGGGGTCGGGGCGGCGAAAAACACCCCGAGAATGAACAGGACTGGTGCGGCGAACACCAGAACGTGTTGATACTTGAGGAAGGTTCGCTTGAGTGCGCTTGCGTCCGGAGCCTCGCTCATGTGGGTGCTCGGGTGCCAGTGGTTCAGCCGTAAAAGAAGTTTTCCTTGAGAGGTGGCAGTATTCTCCTCTTGAGGGGGTGAGCGGCCGGAATTCGGACGAATTATCATGTAGAGTACAGGGGTGGGATGGGCAGACATACCGCATAAAATCGAGGTGTAAACAGCCGGAGCTGTGTGTCAACACTGGCGAGAGCCATACCGGCCACCGGCAATCCAAAGCCCGATGAGAACGAGTGCGAGGAGCCCGAGTTTGGTCGCAGATGAGCGGCGGTTCACACCCGGAGGGGTGGAGACAACAGCTTCTCCGTCCCCCTCGGTAGCGCTCGGTACAAAGATGCGACCCGCGACGAATGCGGCGAACTCCGTCGCCTGTAGCACCGTTGCAGTGTGCCCCCGTTCTGACAGCGTGGCACCAATGTGCGCTGCGATTTTCGCGGTCTGTCCCTGCCCGGTTGCGTACACGATGAGAAACGACGCCATGCAAAATCCCGCAGAAAACTACACTCGCGGAGCTAATAAATGAGAATTCGATGAGAGTGCAGTCGCTCGCAGGTCGAGCAGTGTCTGAAAGAAACGAAGTATGTTGCTGTCGCCCAAAGGCGACTGTTAAATCCGAATTACGCGCGAACGATGTTCGTTGCGCGTGGGCCTTTTGGGGCCTGTTCGATGTCGAATTCGATCTCGGTACCTTCCGTAAGGTCCTCACCGCCGACATCTTCCATGTGGAAGAAAACGTCGTCGTCAGACTCGTCCGTCGCGATGAAACCGTAGCCGCCCGTGTCGTTGAAGAAATCAACTTTACCGTTTGCCATTACAACTCTACAAAAACCGAGCATACGGATAAGAGTTGTGTATTTGTATTCAAAAGCCGCGTTTTGCTGGACAAATATCCTGTAGAAGAATGTTTTTGCCCGAATTTGTAGCGTGCATCGAACGATTGCCGATATTGTGTCCGTTTCAGCACATTGTGCAATGGGTTCTGTGGCATCCACAGTTCCCAATTGGATAGAGTCGCGTCAACAGCCCACACGGACGCTGACGCGACGGTTTAGCAGCCGGGAACGGAACACGAGAGTCGATAGCGCAGCCCCCGTCCGGACCGTGGCGACCGCCGTCGCAGGTCCTGAATAGTGTCGCTCTGACAGATTCCCGCGTCACCGACGGCCAAGAAGGTCGCCAAGCCGAGAGGGAACGTCCAACTTCCGTTTGGTCATGATGACGGTGTTCGGGGTTCGTTGACCAACCGCCTCCGGCACCGCGCCAAAGAGAAGGCGCTGGAAGAACCCTTCGCGGGTCGCGCCGATGATGGTGAGGTCGTGGTTTTTCGCCTCGGTGACGATGCCATCGGCAACGTCCGCGTTCTCGACGAGTGCCGTCTCGACGGGCGTGTCCTCGAAGGTCGCCGCAGCAGCGTCCAACAGCGCCAGAGCGCGCTCGCGCTCTTCGGCATCGGCACGCGGGTCGATGACGTAGATGACGCGCGTGACGGCGCCCGTGGCATGCGAGATGGCCCGCGCAGTCTCTGCGGCAAGTTGTGCGTGTGGGCCGCCCGCAGTCGGGAGTAAAATCGAATCGACCACCCCGTCGGCCCGTGGGCCGATTTTCTCGACGTACACGTCGCAGTCGGCATTCGTGATGACGTCATCAACGGTCGAACCGAACACCACGTTCCGCCGACTCGACCAGCTCCCCCGCCAGCCGAGGATGACGGCGTCGCTCTCGTTTTGGCGAATCGTGTTGAGAATCGCGTGAGAGGCGTCGTGACTGACCCGAACGACACCGCTCGCCGGAACGTCCCACTCGCCCGCGAACTCGATGGCCCGCTCTAACACCGCCCGGCGCTGTTCTGCCAAGCGATGGCCGCTCGAAAGCGGCGTCTGGTGTGGCACGGTGACGGCGCTGACCACGAACACCTCACCGTCGTTCTCTGCGGCGAGCGTACACGCGGTGCGCATCAGCTGTTCGATGTTCGCGGGGTTGGCGATGGGGACGACGACTTGGTAGCCGCGTTCCGGTCTCGCCGCCGTGTAGTCGGCGATTGCCGTGGGCGTCTCTGCCTCGATTCGCTCGAAAGAGGGCGCTCTGTCGATGACAGCGAACCAGAGGCCAACACCGATGACTTCCGCGACGAGGCCGATGGCAAAGCTTCTCGGTTCGACGTTCGCGAGCAAGACGAGGTTTGCGAGAACCGCCAGAATCGGCACCCATGGCGCGGCAGGCACGGTAAAGGGGCGTTCTAACTCGGGGAACTTGCGCCGGGAGGCGATGATAGCGAGGTTCACGATGGTCAGCCCGGAGAGGAGCAAGAAATTCGCAAATCCAGCGAGCGTTTCGAGGCCGAGGTGGATGCCGAACGGTTGGTTGGCCCCCTCGTTTCCCGGCATGCCGCCGAAGATAACGGTGAAGATGATGACGTAAATGAGGATGAACACACCCGTCAGCATCACCGTTTTGTACGGCGTGTTGAGCCGTGGGTGGAGTTGTTCGAACTGCCGGGGGAGATGGTCGCGCCGTGCCATCGCCAGCTTCACGCGCGAGCCAGCCATAATCGTCGCATTTGCCGCAGAAAGCATCGAGAACAGCGCGCCGACGATGACGACGTAGAAGCCGACGCTCCCGAGGTAGTACTGGGCGGCGAGCCCCATCGCCACCTCGCCGTTTTGGCCCACGAAGTCACGGGCAGCGTCGCTCCCACCCAAGGCGAGTTGGTCTGAGAGAAACGACAGGAAGCCGACGTCGTTGACGGCGATGACGATGACGAGCACGACGAGCGTGTAGATGACCGTGACAAAGCCCATGCTGAAGTAAATCGCGCGGGGTACCGTCCGGGCGGGCGACTGGATTTCCTCTGCGTTCGTCGCAATCGCCGAGAAGCCGAAGAAGGTGATGAACACGAGCGCGCTCGTCAGCCCGATGTCTCTGAACTGGGTGATGTTTTCTGCCATCGACGCCGTGATGGCACTCGAATCGAGCGCTTGCAATCCACCGTAGAGAAACAGCACGATGAGAACGATTTTGAGCGCGGTCACGACGATTTGGAACGTGTTCGACTCCTCCGTGCCTTTGAGGTTGAGGCCGACGAGCAAGAGGAGAATCACGACGCCAGCGACCCAGAACGGGACTGCTTCGGGGATGTTGAGGACGGGGTAGATGAATCGGAAAAACCACTCTGAGAAACTCGCGAGATAGAAGGCAGCGCTTGCGGGGTAACCAAGAATCATCGTCCACCCCATGATGTATGTGAGGTCGGTGTCGAACGTCTCTGCGACGTACATGTAGCCGCCGCCACTCTCTGGATAGATTGAGGAAAACTCGCCGTAGGCGGCCGCGGTAAACGCTGCGACGATGGCCGCGAGCAGGAAGGCGACGATAGCGGCGGCTCCGACCTTGCTCACTGCAAGCCCAGAGAGGACGAAAATACCCGCCGCAATCATCGTTCCAATCCCGATCGCAGACGCCCCGATGAACCCGATTTGACGGTCAAGCTTCTCCTCAACCACTCTCTCGGGCGTAGATTCCTGACTCATGGCACTCGTCGTCTGGCTATCGGTGATAGCCAACCTGGAGAATACCCTGTATTACGAACCCAGAGTATAGATAGGTTCTGTGACGTTTTCGTTCGGATACGTGTTCGCGACGAACTGGTGAACAACGGCTATCGTTCCAACAAACGTACTGAGAGAGATGACTCCGCCCCACGCAGAGCCGCCCGAGGGACACGCCACGCTCAAAACCGGTTACGTGACCGTGGATGGCACCCGTCTGTTCTACCGGACCGCCGGACACGGCACGCCACTCGTATTCGTGCACGCGGGCGTTGCCTACAGCCGACTGTGGAACGAGCAACTCGACGTATTCGCCGACGACTACCGCGCCATCGCATACGATTTGCGGGGGTTCGGCCGGTCGAAGCTTCCGCCGAAATCCTATGCCC encodes:
- a CDS encoding phosphoenolpyruvate carboxykinase (ATP); amino-acid sequence: MTDLATSAQSLKTALPNPKEADNVLYNPSLDELRELARGDEITTEFGSPSYVSEERSRNADKTKNAVDTDFEDEDYAYLEAAAEYAETEEMICVDRMMGRHTDHSYRCRLYVQKEFARIALAWAKLFEPVTEEAEPDFVTIQLPAWDEIAVRILPDEGFTAVLGSDYTGEAKKSFLRLHMYYAKQAGGLGLHAGSKRVTLKGDDGALNDVGQLFLGLSATGKSTLTAHGLWLDDDEEASMLQDDVCALLPDGTVAGSEGNGLFVKTIGLDADEQPAMYDAVTHESAILENVDVDTDGTVDFDSDLHTSNGRAIIVRDQLASADADIDLPDVDQVFFITRNPVMPPVAKLTPEEAAVAFMLGESIETSAGDPSKAGESIRVVGTNPFIIGSKGEEGNRFRELVSDLGVECYVLNTGHIGANAQDIGVTESVTILREIARGTVDWERDEQTGLTIPTNVPGIDITEFYVPDHVEDFEQKNVDLRGERLAHLTQFDDLDSAILDAVY
- a CDS encoding FAD-dependent oxidoreductase, producing MSRSDSRVVVVGAGVSGLAIARELAPDHDVLVFDKGGVAADTSSRASGMISLSLEPFPDEWATFALSQFHDLDGQGIFTFTDRDTVRLVPEEDAEKYTDQAPAGGEYLPKDELRERYPDAFSDLAAYGGALHYNGTGYLDALDYTMTLKWAAEQAGAAVFRDHEVTGLRVEDDSVVGVETEYGPVDADHVVYATGWKTRDLLSAYVELPVRPLRWNAVVVEPDTPLPEAAPMGSEPTMRVYWRTTDRGDVLIGGNEHLLSDPEGTEMGVEEEFRELVMERVGPLLAGVSAGTIRREDCCPTADCASPDGLPIIDAPDDVPDGLVFVTGLHGRGVMLSPVTGRAVRCLVTGEDAPFPMEPFELARFEDRSPDFEYRSHWD
- a CDS encoding helix-turn-helix domain-containing protein is translated as MVVIVRGSIPATELALSHVLRSDLDVEIDVERIVQSGHETVMPLVWFRGMEKDKLESLLEADDSIESISQLADLGDEFLYRMEWVEQIILLLNMLTDAEATVLNAYGRGDRWNLRVMYPNREKFSENLDFSEQADLSFEIHSIRELDDEPVGRYGLTQSQYDTLIRAVDQGYFEIPREVSLEDLAADFGVSHQALSERLRRGLKSLVEDTLVIGNVDETEP
- a CDS encoding fused MFS/spermidine synthase, giving the protein MVALRTRLPPPPAKPELAVFASGMTSMGLEILAGRMIAPQFGSSIFTWGSIIGVFLTALSLGYLRGGASAASRASNRRLVRLLLGTALYVAVVIFAGDTLLRASTAFPLPSRFASLPAILLLFAPPTYLLGFISPYAAELSDKQSTGAASGRVYAIGTVGSIIGAFGTTFILIPSLSIDQIGLVLGLIAVLAAILIARPMTTDQAFGSTAVALVLVAAAGSGLAGLSIEGRIVYETQTPYQELQVIDLGDTRTLYLDGQRHSAMDLSDPRRHVFGYTRYFHLPLLMNDDVDNVLFIGGGGFTGPKRFVADYNVTVDVVEIDPEVIAVAKEYFAVEESERLRIHNMDGRQYLRETNETYDLIILDAYQKDKVPFQLTTEEFMRLAESRLSDDGILFANIISAPSGSASQFYRAEYKTMSAVFPQVYSFPTVDATVIQNIEVIATKNATVLTREELLLRNSERDIGINLRNEIQTYRASENTAGVPLLRDDQAPIDSLLDPQVGQRYVIQEGNRTNTTATATG
- a CDS encoding sulfite exporter TauE/SafE family protein; its protein translation is MSEAPDASALKRTFLKYQHVLVFAAPVLFILGVFFAAPTPTDAGTSYWLEYWWLFPFFILGATIVNTVGISGSALFVPFLIFIFPVFAFPLEPETIVKIGLISESFGLSSSALAFIQYGLVDRRLALTLVGGSVPFVIGGALLSFVIPEPIFQFLLGLALVVAAYLLFKADLSHEEPDSAHGGTDAEVSADGGTRLPDDDDKLGPAGVTIADDGTVTRVDRDGNTFRYKRSGYLERFGNYSIGGVFQGLAGFGIGELGIISMLRSEIPVKVAIGTNHIVVALTAVLASLVHVFGGGIIGGHAMDLASTPWNMVVWTVPATVTGGQIAPYVASRLDTSIIKKGVGVLFAAISVALFIISVGGL
- a CDS encoding cold shock domain-containing protein, whose amino-acid sequence is MANGKVDFFNDTGGYGFIATDESDDDVFFHMEDVGGEDLTEGTEIEFDIEQAPKGPRATNIVRA
- a CDS encoding amino acid permease — its product is MSQESTPERVVEEKLDRQIGFIGASAIGIGTMIAAGIFVLSGLAVSKVGAAAIVAFLLAAIVAAFTAAAYGEFSSIYPESGGGYMYVAETFDTDLTYIMGWTMILGYPASAAFYLASFSEWFFRFIYPVLNIPEAVPFWVAGVVILLLLVGLNLKGTEESNTFQIVVTALKIVLIVLFLYGGLQALDSSAITASMAENITQFRDIGLTSALVFITFFGFSAIATNAEEIQSPARTVPRAIYFSMGFVTVIYTLVVLVIVIAVNDVGFLSFLSDQLALGGSDAARDFVGQNGEVAMGLAAQYYLGSVGFYVVIVGALFSMLSAANATIMAGSRVKLAMARRDHLPRQFEQLHPRLNTPYKTVMLTGVFILIYVIIFTVIFGGMPGNEGANQPFGIHLGLETLAGFANFLLLSGLTIVNLAIIASRRKFPELERPFTVPAAPWVPILAVLANLVLLANVEPRSFAIGLVAEVIGVGLWFAVIDRAPSFERIEAETPTAIADYTAARPERGYQVVVPIANPANIEQLMRTACTLAAENDGEVFVVSAVTVPHQTPLSSGHRLAEQRRAVLERAIEFAGEWDVPASGVVRVSHDASHAILNTIRQNESDAVILGWRGSWSSRRNVVFGSTVDDVITNADCDVYVEKIGPRADGVVDSILLPTAGGPHAQLAAETARAISHATGAVTRVIYVIDPRADAEERERALALLDAAAATFEDTPVETALVENADVADGIVTEAKNHDLTIIGATREGFFQRLLFGAVPEAVGQRTPNTVIMTKRKLDVPSRLGDLLGRR